One Cellulomonas soli DNA window includes the following coding sequences:
- a CDS encoding sigma-70 family RNA polymerase sigma factor, with protein sequence MDGQRQRSDDVMAVLASERGAALTAYAYLLTGDLRDAEDLVQDALVKTFVRGRSLEISSVEGYVRTAILTTWIDTYRRRRQWLRVRHLMVRGERQEGPADEVGARNDVRAALHLLAPQQRACVVLRYYDDLTVAEIADRMGLADGTVKRYLSLAVGRLETLLGPLAPPLADRTVLVNGGDER encoded by the coding sequence GGCGGTCCTGGCGAGTGAGCGCGGCGCGGCGCTGACCGCCTACGCGTACCTGCTCACCGGCGACCTGCGGGACGCCGAGGACCTCGTGCAGGACGCTTTGGTCAAGACGTTCGTCCGCGGGCGGAGCCTTGAGATCTCGTCGGTCGAGGGATACGTGCGGACGGCGATTCTGACGACCTGGATCGACACGTACCGCCGGCGCCGGCAGTGGCTGCGGGTGCGGCACCTGATGGTCCGCGGTGAGCGCCAGGAGGGACCGGCCGACGAGGTGGGTGCGCGCAACGACGTGCGCGCAGCGCTCCACCTGCTGGCACCCCAGCAGCGCGCGTGCGTGGTGCTGCGCTACTACGACGACCTCACGGTCGCAGAGATCGCGGACCGGATGGGGCTCGCCGACGGGACGGTCAAGCGGTACCTGAGCCTGGCCGTCGGGCGGCTCGAGACCCTGCTCGGACCGCTCGCCCCACCACTCGCCGACAGGACCGTCCTCGTGAACGGGGGAGACGAGCGATGA
- a CDS encoding type II toxin-antitoxin system HipA family toxin, with the protein MTGTLHVWLRGQLLGQLDELRNGHLRLRYAAEALDTYGLGARPLSLSLPLTDKRVQGDRLERFMDNLLPEGAVRGALEREHHLRPGHTFGLLAHLGRECAGAIQFTAEAEPPAPGHLIALSDDEARRIVAQLPTLDPPPGQVVSASLGGVQAKVLLARTDTGWAWPADGAISTHIIKPEPTTDVAVPDLIRWEEWTLRLARTAGLPAAHAELTDFDGRLALVVERFDRHEGRRTHQEDLTQALAIATRDKYETSVDEHRLATVALAAGAEAISPTAFARDLLSQVAFNLLIGNGDAHSKNYSLTISDTATYSMAPLYDAAPLYLLNSVLQHFGHNLAGQGRLRHLTATHLAAEASTWRLSTVQVTETIAAVATQVRDVLPGCAALGIDVDPVAALIDARAVDALKTLA; encoded by the coding sequence GTGACCGGGACTCTGCACGTCTGGCTCCGAGGGCAGCTGCTGGGTCAGCTCGACGAGCTCCGCAACGGTCACCTGCGCCTGCGGTACGCCGCGGAGGCCCTCGACACCTACGGCCTCGGCGCGCGACCCCTGTCGTTGTCGCTTCCCCTGACGGACAAGCGCGTCCAGGGCGACCGGCTCGAGCGGTTCATGGACAACCTCCTGCCGGAGGGCGCCGTACGAGGCGCCCTCGAGCGCGAGCACCACCTGCGACCCGGGCACACCTTCGGTCTGCTCGCCCACCTGGGACGAGAGTGCGCCGGCGCCATCCAGTTCACGGCCGAGGCAGAGCCGCCCGCGCCCGGCCACCTGATCGCCCTCAGCGACGACGAGGCGCGTCGGATCGTGGCCCAGCTGCCGACCCTGGACCCACCGCCGGGGCAGGTCGTCAGCGCTTCCCTGGGCGGCGTCCAGGCCAAGGTGCTCCTGGCGCGCACCGACACCGGCTGGGCGTGGCCGGCCGACGGAGCGATCTCGACGCACATCATCAAGCCCGAACCCACCACCGACGTCGCCGTGCCCGACCTGATCCGATGGGAGGAGTGGACCCTGCGCCTGGCTCGAACGGCCGGTCTGCCTGCCGCCCACGCCGAGCTGACGGACTTCGACGGACGCCTCGCCCTCGTCGTGGAGCGCTTCGACCGGCACGAGGGTCGGCGCACCCACCAGGAGGACCTCACGCAGGCGCTCGCGATCGCCACCCGCGACAAGTACGAGACGAGCGTCGACGAGCACCGCCTCGCCACCGTCGCCCTTGCGGCCGGCGCAGAGGCGATCTCCCCCACGGCGTTCGCCCGCGACCTGCTGAGCCAGGTGGCGTTCAACCTGCTGATCGGCAACGGTGACGCCCACTCGAAGAACTACTCCCTGACCATCAGCGACACCGCCACCTACTCGATGGCCCCGCTCTACGACGCCGCCCCCCTGTACCTGCTGAACAGCGTCCTGCAGCACTTCGGGCACAACCTGGCCGGGCAAGGACGCCTGCGCCACCTCACGGCCACGCACCTGGCCGCCGAGGCGAGCACCTGGCGCCTGAGCACGGTGCAGGTCACCGAGACCATCGCCGCGGTGGCCACGCAGGTCCGCGACGTCCTGCCGGGATGCGCAGCCCTGGGCATCGACGTCGATCCGGTTGCTGCGCTGATCGACGCTCGAGCGGTCGACGCGCTGAAGACTCTCGCCTGA
- a CDS encoding helix-turn-helix domain-containing protein, with protein MVETVDDSEPTRRPFYRARSITALAEAVQAMRTDAGKTQTELALDITSSRPTISRMERGMPVATDTLLDALTACGYELVLIPRGARLTVSPQ; from the coding sequence ATGGTTGAGACGGTCGATGACTCAGAACCGACGCGCCGCCCGTTCTACCGCGCCCGCAGCATCACGGCCCTGGCCGAGGCCGTCCAGGCCATGCGGACGGACGCCGGCAAGACCCAGACCGAGCTCGCCCTCGACATCACGTCATCGCGCCCGACCATCTCCCGGATGGAACGCGGCATGCCCGTCGCCACCGACACCCTGCTCGACGCACTCACCGCCTGCGGGTACGAGCTCGTCCTCATTCCCCGCGGCGCCCGCCTCACGGTGAGTCCTCAGTGA
- a CDS encoding siderophore-interacting protein — protein sequence MSTIAEQAEASATAPTVLPFRMFSVRLARTEQLCPSVRRLTFTGDDLHQFADNGFDQRIKFFLPLAGLAYDELIELGADNDWYGRYRVLPDDRRHPIRTYTARGVRPEVRELDVDVVLHGDTGPASRWAGQAVPGDELVILGPNAEADGPHGGVDFVPPAHADRLLIAGDETALPAIAGILERLPADARGEALIEMPHGDDHIDLAAPAGVTVRWYGRDGRPHGDLLVPAVQAAARLLPGQAPAPEVELEDVDIETGLLWETPVDEHGAPLRSSTALYAWLAGEAGVIKTLRRHLVAGCGVDRRSVAFMGYWRAGRPES from the coding sequence GTGTCGACGATCGCCGAGCAGGCCGAGGCCTCAGCCACCGCCCCCACTGTGCTGCCGTTCCGCATGTTCTCCGTGCGACTGGCCCGCACCGAACAGCTGTGCCCCAGCGTGCGGCGCCTGACGTTCACCGGCGACGACCTGCACCAGTTCGCCGACAACGGGTTCGACCAGCGCATCAAGTTCTTCCTGCCGCTCGCCGGCCTCGCCTACGACGAGCTCATCGAGCTCGGCGCCGACAACGACTGGTACGGCCGCTACCGCGTCCTGCCCGACGACCGCCGCCACCCCATCCGCACCTACACCGCCCGCGGGGTCCGGCCCGAGGTGCGCGAACTCGACGTCGACGTCGTCCTGCACGGCGACACCGGCCCCGCCTCCCGCTGGGCCGGCCAGGCCGTGCCCGGCGACGAGCTCGTCATCCTCGGCCCCAACGCCGAGGCCGACGGTCCGCACGGCGGCGTCGACTTCGTCCCGCCCGCGCACGCCGACCGCCTCCTCATCGCCGGCGACGAGACCGCCCTGCCCGCCATCGCCGGCATCCTCGAACGCCTCCCCGCCGACGCGCGCGGCGAGGCCCTCATCGAGATGCCGCACGGCGACGACCACATCGACCTGGCCGCCCCCGCCGGGGTGACCGTCCGCTGGTACGGCCGCGACGGCCGCCCGCACGGCGACCTGCTCGTCCCCGCCGTGCAGGCCGCCGCCCGGCTGCTGCCCGGCCAGGCACCCGCGCCCGAGGTCGAGCTCGAGGACGTCGACATCGAGACCGGCCTGCTGTGGGAGACGCCCGTCGACGAGCACGGCGCGCCTCTGCGCTCCTCGACCGCCCTCTACGCCTGGCTCGCCGGCGAGGCCGGGGTCATCAAGACGCTGCGGCGGCACCTGGTCGCCGGGTGCGGGGTCGACCGCAGGTCCGTCGCGTTCATGGGCTACTGGCGAGCGGGGCGCCCGGAGAGCTGA
- a CDS encoding VIT1/CCC1 transporter family protein — MAPMPPLSADRPAPTNAQIRRWRRYLADERAEAAAYRDLASRRTGEERAILLALAEAEGRHEQHWLALLGDDVGKPLPGDVRTRTLGWLARRFGSVFVLALAQRAEGRAAYDDEADATPTMAADERIHEEVVRGLAIRGRNRMSGTFRAAVFGANDGLVSNLALVLGIGAAGASTATVLLTGLAGLLAGALSMGAGEYVSVRSQRELLEASRPGPHAHRALPFLDVDANELALVYRARGMSAEDAQARAVLVLGGDEHPRDLGTGGLPVELPEGVDPQDVEEVDEHETIGTALGAAVTSFCFFASGAAIPVLPYLFGAEGLVAVVWSAGLVGIALLLTGATVGLLSGTSPFKRALRQLAIGYGAAAATYLLGLTFGSSGI; from the coding sequence ATGGCTCCCATGCCCCCCCTCTCGGCTGACCGACCCGCGCCCACGAACGCCCAGATCCGCCGTTGGCGGCGCTACCTGGCGGACGAGCGCGCCGAGGCTGCCGCCTACCGCGACCTGGCCTCCCGTCGCACCGGCGAGGAGCGGGCGATCCTGCTCGCGCTCGCGGAGGCCGAGGGTCGGCACGAGCAGCACTGGCTCGCGCTGCTGGGCGACGACGTCGGCAAGCCGCTGCCCGGTGACGTCCGCACCCGCACGCTCGGCTGGTTGGCGCGCCGGTTCGGCTCGGTCTTCGTGCTCGCGCTCGCCCAGCGCGCGGAGGGGCGCGCGGCCTACGACGACGAGGCCGACGCGACGCCCACGATGGCCGCCGACGAGCGGATCCACGAGGAGGTCGTGCGCGGCCTGGCCATCCGTGGCCGCAACCGGATGTCCGGCACGTTCCGTGCGGCGGTGTTCGGCGCGAACGACGGCCTGGTGTCCAACCTGGCGCTGGTCCTGGGCATCGGTGCGGCCGGTGCGTCGACTGCCACGGTGCTGCTGACGGGCCTGGCGGGCCTGCTCGCGGGGGCGTTGTCGATGGGGGCCGGCGAGTACGTGTCGGTGCGTTCGCAGCGCGAGCTGCTCGAGGCCTCCCGGCCTGGCCCGCACGCGCACCGGGCACTGCCGTTCCTCGACGTCGACGCGAACGAGCTCGCCCTGGTCTACCGGGCGCGAGGGATGTCCGCCGAGGACGCGCAGGCCCGTGCCGTCCTGGTGCTCGGCGGGGACGAGCACCCACGTGACCTGGGCACGGGCGGCCTGCCCGTCGAGCTGCCCGAAGGCGTCGACCCGCAGGACGTCGAGGAGGTCGACGAGCACGAGACGATCGGCACGGCCCTGGGTGCGGCGGTGACCAGCTTCTGCTTCTTCGCCTCGGGTGCGGCGATCCCGGTGCTGCCCTACCTGTTCGGCGCGGAGGGGTTGGTGGCGGTCGTGTGGTCGGCGGGTCTGGTCGGGATCGCGCTGCTCCTGACGGGTGCGACGGTCGGGCTGCTGTCGGGCACGTCGCCGTTCAAGCGGGCGCTGCGCCAGCTCGCGATCGGTTACGGCGCGGCCGCGGCGACGTACCTGCTCGGTCTGACGTTCGGGTCCTCCGGCATCTGA
- a CDS encoding SDR family oxidoreductase — protein MSLVVTGATGHLGRLVVDHLLAAGVPAADVVATGRRVERLDDLAARGVQVAVADLDAPATLEAAFAGAEVLLLVSGSEVGRRVPQHVAAIEAAKAAGVQRVVYTSAPHADTTSLAVAPEHKATEEALRASGLAWTLARNNWYTENYDGTLAQAAATGVVLTSTHGGRVASADRSDYAAGLAALLTGTGHEGRVYELSGDVAWTFDEFAAAASQVLGREVVHRDVTSEEHLAALLAAGLDEGTAGFLVALDAGIAEGGLADATADLRDLIGRPTTPLVEGLRALL, from the coding sequence ATGTCTCTCGTCGTCACCGGTGCCACCGGGCACCTCGGCCGGCTCGTCGTCGACCACCTGCTGGCCGCGGGCGTCCCCGCTGCGGACGTCGTCGCCACCGGCCGCCGGGTCGAGCGTCTCGACGATCTCGCCGCCCGCGGGGTGCAGGTCGCCGTCGCCGACCTCGACGCCCCCGCGACGCTCGAGGCGGCGTTCGCGGGCGCCGAGGTGCTGCTGCTCGTCTCCGGCTCGGAGGTCGGTCGACGCGTCCCGCAGCACGTCGCGGCGATCGAGGCGGCCAAGGCCGCGGGCGTGCAGCGGGTCGTCTACACCTCCGCCCCGCACGCGGACACGACCTCGCTCGCGGTGGCCCCTGAGCACAAGGCCACCGAGGAGGCGCTGCGGGCGTCCGGCCTGGCCTGGACCCTCGCGCGGAACAACTGGTACACGGAGAACTACGACGGCACGCTCGCCCAGGCGGCGGCCACGGGGGTCGTCCTGACCAGCACGCACGGCGGTCGGGTGGCGAGCGCCGACCGCTCCGACTACGCCGCCGGTCTGGCCGCGCTGCTCACGGGCACGGGCCACGAGGGACGCGTCTACGAGCTCAGCGGCGACGTCGCCTGGACGTTCGACGAGTTCGCCGCCGCCGCCTCCCAGGTGCTGGGCCGCGAGGTCGTGCACCGGGACGTCACGTCCGAGGAGCACCTGGCCGCCCTGCTCGCGGCCGGTCTGGACGAGGGCACCGCCGGGTTCCTCGTCGCGCTCGACGCCGGCATCGCCGAGGGCGGGCTCGCGGACGCGACCGCGGACCTGCGCGACCTCATCGGCCGCCCGACGACCCCGCTCGTCGAGGGCCTGCGCGCCCTGCTCTGA